The Lolium rigidum isolate FL_2022 chromosome 1, APGP_CSIRO_Lrig_0.1, whole genome shotgun sequence region TGACCGCGTGCATAAATGGGACGGTGGTGAATACGAAACCAATTGCCTTGAAAAAACAATGGAACACGCGACACCACGCCATCACTATTCCCGTTTATGAGCTACACACACGTGTGGCGCTTATCCCTACCATTGTTTTTCACTGCGATTTGGGTTAGTAAGGCGCAACATATATACACACACTAAGAAAGTCCACTTCTCGTCCTTACACTCTTGGGAAGTTCACTTTTGATCTAAAAAATTGTTTTAATTTAGAATGAAGCTTGAACTTTCAAAATAGTTCACTTTTCATTTCTTTTCAGTTGAGTTGAGCAAATCGTTGACGTGGAAAGAAAAAATAGTGAACTAACCGAATTGGTTTAGAACCAGCTAAGATGTTGAACCTAATGTCTTAATGCGAAAAAACAACAAAACCCTTAGGTCTCTGAACCAATCTCTCGCTTGATTTCTCTCTCGTTCAATTCATTTTAAGCGTTGCGCATAAAGGCATGCTTGCTTGTCCATCAGCATCGCTCCACCGCTCTACCTTTGCACAATTGTCTTGAGTTTTTGGCCACCATGATAAATATTTGATTAGCTCAACCCGAAATAAGGACCAAAAGTGTTCACTAGAATTTTGAAGCACCAAAAGTGGTCTTTCTTCTATATACACAACACAACAATGAACTAACGCTCGCATATTTAACCAACGACTCTTCCCCAACCGTTCGTTGCAGTTATCTCTTGTAGTGAAGGTGGTAATCCAAAACGGATATAGCACTGACCCGGCGCCGTCCATTGGGCATGGGTATCCTCCTGACCCACGACTGAAAAACACGGAACCAATTGCCTCCCCTCCACGAAGAGAAAAGAAATACTAGAAGGACACGATGATGGCAGAGGCAGCGCGAACCTTTCGACCTCAGACCACGTCCGCTCCAGCCTCCAGGGGTCGAACCGCAAaactccccgccccggcggctatAAAACGAGGGAGAGCACGGGCATCCGAGGGCAGCACCAGCACTCAACTGTCACACCCGCGGCGCGCCCCACATACCTCCAAGCTCTCTACTCCGGCCAGTCCGGCGCCGTTGATTCATTTAGTTCGATCGGGGTTAAGGAAGATGACGGTGGGAGCCGGGATCGCCGTGCAGGAagacggcagcctggcggcgctgggTGCCACGGTCCTGACGGAGGTGCGCGACAATGTGCTCGTCACGCCGGCCGCCGGGGGCGGGATGCTGGACGGCGCCTTCCTCGGCGTCCGGTCGGCTCCCGCCGGCAGCCGCAGCGTCTTCCCCGTCGGAAAGCTCAGGtgagctgcctctgtttttcgtcGTTTCTGCGATTCCTGATCTCTGCCCACCTCTTTGATTTGTCCGTGGTGTTCTGTTTTCGGTTTAACGATAGCAGTATACCTGTCATGTGCAAAAACCATGTGCCTAGTAGTAGTACTATGCAGTTTGCAATCTTGTCTTCTCTGCACTCTTGGTAAGTACTGGGAATAGTAAGCGGTTCCTGGAAAGTAAAACTTCAGAATGTGCAGTAACTTTCTTTTTCACACATCTTCAAAAAAGAGAGGAAATTCGCAGCACCTCACTAGAGGTGGAAGCTGTAACTCTTGTTCAACTTCAAGAAGAGATGCTGTCAAAACAGAAGCCAAGCCATCCATAACGACTTGCATTCCAAAATGAATAACTTGATACAACAGAGCTCCTGCAATCCATCATAACGAATAAAGGAATTAGCTGAACTGAAAAAACATGTAAGCCATGGCATGCTGGTGTTGCAGGGACCTGCGCTTCATGTGCACGTTCCGGTTCAAGATGTGGTGGATGACGCAGAGGATGGGCTCGTCGGGCCAGGACATCCCTGTCGAGACACAGTTCTTGATCGTTGAGGCAGCCGATGGCGCCGGAGACGAGCAATCCGCGGTGTACACCGTCTTCCTCCCGATCTTGGAGGGCTCGTTCCGTGCTGTCCTCCAGGGGAACGAAGATGACGAGCTGGAAATCTGCTTGGAGAGTGGTAAGTAACTGACAGACGGACCACATGAATTTCTCTTCGTCGACTTCAGGCGTTCAGCACAGCTGTTTCGTGATGTATGATAGTAGCACTCTTCCTTTTTCATTCATGATTCAGGTGATCCAGCCGTGGAATCATTTGATGGCACCCATCTAGTTTACGTCGGTGCAGGGTCGGATCCGTTTGAGGTCATCACAAATGCTGTCAAGTATGCCAATGTTGTCCACCATTAATCTTCCTATTTCATTCCCCAACAGTTTCTAGATCAAGTTTGCTAACTGCTTTCCCTGAGTGACATGAGTTGTCTTTTTGCAGAGCTGTCGAGAGGCACTTGCAAACATTCTCTCACAGGGAAAAAAAGAAGGTACCTTCTTGAAGTAATACTATTTATTAGCATCTGCATTTTGCATCCTTACTACTCCAGGGCCTGTAACTCTCAACTTTCTCCAGATGCCAGACATGCTAAATTGGTTTGGCTGGTGCACATGGGATGCATTTTACACTGATGTGACAGCTGAAGGAGTGAAGGAAGGATTACAGAGGTGTTTTGCCTGTCTCGCATATTATGGTTGATAACAATGCTTACCATTTGCGAATTATACTGAAATTCCATCGTTTATTTCTGTACTCTCACCAGTCTGGAAAAGGGTGGAGCAGCTCCTAAGTTTGTCATAATCGATGATGGGTGGCAATCGGTTAGTATGGATCCAGCAGGAACTGCATGCATATCTGATAATGCAGCCAAGTAAGCAACCTAGCTAGAAGAGTTCATGTCTCAATCTTTATCTGCCAAGTTCGTGATTAAAATTTGCTACTAGATCTTCAGTTGTGATCACTGATATTTGACTGCCCTCTACCTATAGCTTTGCAAACAGATTATATGATATCAAAGAGAACTACAAATTTCAGAAAAATGGGAGGATGGGGCACAGGGAAGACGATCCAGCAAATGGCCTTGCACATATCGTCAGTGAAATCAAGGGGAAACATGAGCTAAAGTATGGTGTTCGACTGTTAGTTTACTGCCATATACACTATAAAAAAATATGTGGCAATTCTGATTTTCCCTTACTTTTTTCAACAAAATCCAGGTATGTTTATGTATGGCATGCCATCACCGGATACTGGGGTGGCGTAAGGCCCGGCTCTGATGGGATGGAGCATTACCAATCCAAGATCCAATACCCTGTCTCATCACCAGGAGTTCAGAAGAACGAACCCTGTGCCGCCTTCGACAGCATAGCAGCAAACGGCCTTGGCCTTGTTAACCCTGACAAAGTATTGAGCTTCTACAATGAGCTCCATTCATATCTTGCTTCTGCTGGGATCGACGGCGTTAAAGTAGATGTGCAGAACATTCTCGAGTCGCTAGGTGCTGGTCATGGTGGGAGGGTGCTTCTGGCTAGGAAGTATCAACAGGCTCTAGAAGCTTCCATCGCTCGGAACTTCCGCAACAATGACATTATATCTTGCATGAGCCAGAACACTGATAACTTGTACAGGTAAGTTTATCTTGATTTTGAAAGTATATGTGTGTAGTTTGGTGCAAAGACTGAAAATATTTTGTCAAAAACTAATCTTGGTTGAAAATATATGGTTGGGGATTTACATGGTGATGATCTTGCTACAGTTCGAAGAGAAGCGCGGTAGTGAGAGCCTCTGATGATTTCTGGCCTAGAGACCCAGCTTCACATACCATACACATTGCATCTGTCGCATACAATACCGTGTTTCTTGGAGAGTTTATGCAGCCGGACTGGGACATGTTCCATGTGAGTAAAAATCTCTACTCATGCTAGTACTGTCAATCATGTAAAATACTATCTAATAAAGTTATAATCTTCTTTTCGTGCTGACAGAGCGTTCACCCGATGGCGGAATATCACGCCGCGGCACGAGCAGTCGGTGGTTGCGCAATATACGTCAGGTAACAGAacattactactactactacagaGCAGGCCTTTTCAGTTATTTTTCATGTGCTGAAGATAACACTTTGATGCTAACCCTGTGTGCGATCATGCAGTGACAAACCAGGAAATCATGACTTCGATCTGCTGAGGAAGCTCGTGCTTCCTGATGGTTCGATCCTGCGAGCCAAGCTCCCCGGGAGACCGACCAGAGACTGCCTGTTTTCTGACCCTGCAAGGGACGGAAAAAGGTTAGAAGTGAACTTTCACCTAATCTGTTTTGTTTAGCTGACAACGATAATACATCTCTGAACTTTTCTGAAATGTTTGGTGTTAACTGCAGTATTCTCAAGATCTGGAACCTGAACGCATGCTCGGGCGTGATCGGCGCCTTCAACTGCCAGGGCGCCGGCTGGTGCCGAGCAGGGAAGAAGAACCTCATCCACGACGTGCAGCCCGGGACCATCACCGGGGCCGTTCGGGGACAGGACGTCAGCCGCCTTCCGGAGGTCGCCGGCGATGGCTGGAACGGCGACGTGGTAGCCTACTCGCATGTAGCAGGAGAGGTGACCGTCCTGCCGAAGGACGCCGCGTTGCCGGTGACCCTGAAGCCGCGCGAGTACGAGGTGTTCACCGTGGTTCCCCTGAAGCGGCTGGCGAACGGCGCCTCCTTCGCGCCGATCGGCTTGATCCGGATGTTCAACTCCGGTGGGGCGGTCACTGAGGTCAGCTACTGCGACGGCGCTGACTTGGAGGTGAAGGTGCGGGGCGCAGGCACGGTCGGAGCCTACTCCTCAGCGACGCCGAAGAGCTTGACTGTGGATTCCGAGGTGGTCGATTTCTCCTACGACGACGGCACCGGCCTGGTCACCTTAGAAGTCGGCGTGCCGGAGCGGGAGCTCTATTCGTGGACCATCTCGATAGAGTACTGAGACCTGATACAGTGATACTTGGGGTGCCAGACTGACCGGAACGGGATGAGAAGTACGAGGCCGGGTTCTGAACGTTTCTGAAGAAAGAAGATGAATTATGAATCATGAGAATTTCAGGGCCGTATATTAATGGGACAACGGCCGTGGAGTTACCATAAATAGCGAAGACAGTGAAGCCGGGCTTGGTGAAGGTGTGCTGTTTTGTTGTTGCAGAGGGTGCAACTATTTTTTGTCTTGCTTGTGATTTGTTTTAGGGTAGTTGACCATTGACATGTGCTCTGTCAGTGAAGGAAATAAGAGGACATTGTCCACACTGAACATTGTTTATGCACCAGCGGTTATGTGAAAAGATCGATTATATTGTGGTTATGTGATATGAGTACATGACTGCGGTTTTTTGTTTCGTGGGATCCGTTGTACTCCCTTCGTCTTAAATtataagagcaactctaacagagcccgtaaatcccgccggaccgaacttttccggcggatttacgggttcaggCTGAAATGCGCGCAGATCAGAGCCAGTAAACATGGACCGGCCCGAACTagaagttcaggggcccgagaaactcaccgcacggcccctattaaaagggttcgcggaggggagttcggtttggaaaccctactcccctcccgcCGCTCCTCTCCCGCTGCCGCAGCCCGCCGCCGCTCTGACGAGCAATCCCCGTCGCTCGGACGCCGCTCCGCCGCTACGGCCACCACACCGCCGTCCGAAATGACGCGTGTAAGACGCGTGggtaggggcggcggccgatccggcgccggaagggcaagtcgccGTCCGCGAGGCGTACGGGCGGAGACGGAGCGCGACAAGCAGTCGCGCTCCGACGCCGCATGGAAGCGGGCCGGCCGCAAGTGGCCGGACCTAATGGCGTGCCGCCTTGAAGCGCGCGCggaggcggctgcggctgcggaggCGGCTGGGGAAGCGGAGgcgcccgccgctgccgccgttgcCCCCGTGCGGCGATGACGACGACACAGACGGACCGCCTCTGCTCTGCGGGAGCGCCTCCGGCGCGGCggccctcgtcgtcgcctagcAACCGCCGGCGACCAAAAACCCTCCGCCGACGTCCGGTGACAGTATAGTCGCCGGGAACCTTAATTTCTAGTCTAATTAGGTCCGTAGTACGTAATTTAGGTCCAATGCGGTTGTATTTTGCCACTATTATTGTGAATTATGAACGAATTAAGCTTGATCGGATGAAATCGACTGCAATCACGAAAATCGATTTCCCGCGTCGTTTGATTTTCGCGAGTTCGGTTTGGGTTTACAGTTTCTGTTCTGCGCCGTGCCTAAATGCTCTCAATTcatttttcgggagactgaactccGTTTATTCGGTTCGAACAAATACGGACTCTGTTAGAGATGTTCTAAGTCACGTTCTTTTATACTAGTAAGAAAATGGCTATAAGGGCAAACTTAGTGGCAGCAGACCTGCTGCATACACGCGGTTGCTATTAACTGTCACGTTTCGAAAACGGGCCCGCGACCAGTATAGTATGAAAACGGGCACGGGAACAGTATAGTCATACTAGCCGCGTGCCACGGCTATTGACACGCGACTACTACGTGGGCCCAGGCTACGCCTGGGTTGAGAACTTAACCGCAGCGTGCGAGCTTGGCGGCACGTGGCTAGTACCGACAATGTGTCGTTAGCTCGCCCGCGGCTATTAGATTTGAACCGTGGGGGCGCCAAATAGTGGCAGCGTGTGCCTGTTTGGTCTGCTGCTATTAtttttgatgggattcgtagcatagaaaacaaaaacaaaaaatcctaccgcaagaacgaataacaagccaagatgcaatctagaagatggtagcaacgagaagatcatgagactaaccctcgaagatttccgaagcctacgagattagatctcgttgttgcagaagatgatcacttgccggtttcaaaagcacgtagaagatcttgacggtgccacagtcgggtagcacctccgtactcggtcacacgttcggtgttgatgacggcgtcctcctccccgttccagcgggcagcggaagtagtagatcctcctcggaatcccgatagcacgacggcgtggtggcggtggtggtggagatcttcggcagggcttcacctaagtgctacgggaggtgtatgaggaggggggcggctagggtttgggagaggggcagccggccttggtgccttgggtggtgcggccaaggtgtggttgaagtggccggccccctccctctcatcttctttatataggtggaatccctagggttttcccaaagtcttcgaataagaccctaaTTCAAAAACtttcatatggacgaaacctagaggaacAGGGACTCTTCccttccccccttgttggccggccaaggaggtggagtccaccatggactccaccctcccacttggttggcaagttagggttggtggagtcccaccgggactccaccttccatagtgatttcttcctgaaggttctagaacattctagcgccttccataaatgcaccaaaTCATTTCCAAacctggaaagtgacttcctatatatgaatcttattctccggaccactccagacctcctcgtgatgtcctggatcccatccgagactccgaacaaaattcgaactccattccatattccaaatctatttaaaacgacatcaaaaccTTAAGTgtttcaccctacggttcgtgaactatgcagacatggttgagacttcttccgaccaataaccaatagcgggatctagagatccagaatggctcccacacattcaacgataacttagtgatcgattgaaccattcacatacgataccgattccctttgtcacgcgatactctatttgtccgaggttcgatcatcggtatcacgataccttgttcaacctcgtcaccgacaagtactctttactcgtaccgtggcatgtcatctcttgtgaaccagtcacatgcttgcaagctaatcagacgacattccaccgggagggcctagagtatatctatccgtcatcaggatggacaaatcccactcttgatccatatgccttaactcacactttccgaatacttaatcccatatttataaccacccatttacgcaatggcgtttgatgtaatcaaagtacccttccggtataagtgatttacattatctcatggtcgaaggactaggtaactatgtatcggaagcttatagcaaattgaaattAATGACGTGTTCTTATGCTAAGCttatatgggtgtatgtccattatatcattcatcaatgacataaccttgttattaataacatccaatgttcatgatcacgaaactatgatcatctattaatcaagaagctagttatacaagaggcttactagggactccttgttgttaacataacacacatgtatcaatgtttcggttaatacaattatagcatggtatacaaacatttatcataaacacaaagatatataataaccactttattattgcctcttgggcatatctccaacaattttcACTTAAAAAAATTTAATCATCGCGTCGAAGCAGTTCCCCCACGTACACACCGTTGTTGGATCTCAATCTCTGTGTCGACGCCGCTCGACCTTGCCGTCGACCACGCCAGAGCCATTGagccgccacctcgccgccgaccGCACCTAGCGTCGCCACCCACGCCGTGCGCGCTCGACCTCCTCGCCGGCCACACCCGCGCCCGATCGACACATCATCGACCGCCCACGGCGCGCTCGCCCCTCCACCCCCCGGTATGATCCTGTGTGCCCTTAACGTGCTCGATTAAATGGTTGTGTGGTGTGTATCGATATGAGTTGC contains the following coding sequences:
- the LOC124690340 gene encoding probable galactinol--sucrose galactosyltransferase 1 isoform X1 is translated as MTVGAGIAVQEDGSLAALGATVLTEVRDNVLVTPAAGGGMLDGAFLGVRSAPAGSRSVFPVGKLRDLRFMCTFRFKMWWMTQRMGSSGQDIPVETQFLIVEAADGAGDEQSAVYTVFLPILEGSFRAVLQGNEDDELEICLESGDPAVESFDGTHLVYVGAGSDPFEVITNAVKAVERHLQTFSHREKKKMPDMLNWFGWCTWDAFYTDVTAEGVKEGLQSLEKGGAAPKFVIIDDGWQSVSMDPAGTACISDNAANFANRLYDIKENYKFQKNGRMGHREDDPANGLAHIVSEIKGKHELKYGVRLLVYCHIHYKKICGNSDFPLLFSTKSRYVYVWHAITGYWGGVRPGSDGMEHYQSKIQYPVSSPGVQKNEPCAAFDSIAANGLGLVNPDKVLSFYNELHSYLASAGIDGVKVDVQNILESLGAGHGGRVLLARKYQQALEASIARNFRNNDIISCMSQNTDNLYSSKRSAVVRASDDFWPRDPASHTIHIASVAYNTVFLGEFMQPDWDMFHSVHPMAEYHAAARAVGGCAIYVSDKPGNHDFDLLRKLVLPDGSILRAKLPGRPTRDCLFSDPARDGKSILKIWNLNACSGVIGAFNCQGAGWCRAGKKNLIHDVQPGTITGAVRGQDVSRLPEVAGDGWNGDVVAYSHVAGEVTVLPKDAALPVTLKPREYEVFTVVPLKRLANGASFAPIGLIRMFNSGGAVTEVSYCDGADLEVKVRGAGTVGAYSSATPKSLTVDSEVVDFSYDDGTGLVTLEVGVPERELYSWTISIEY
- the LOC124690340 gene encoding probable galactinol--sucrose galactosyltransferase 1 isoform X2, with translation MTVGAGIAVQEDGSLAALGATVLTEVRDNVLVTPAAGGGMLDGAFLGVRSAPAGSRSVFPVGKLRDLRFMCTFRFKMWWMTQRMGSSGQDIPVETQFLIVEAADGAGDEQSAVYTVFLPILEGSFRAVLQGNEDDELEICLESGDPAVESFDGTHLVYVGAGSDPFEVITNAVKAVERHLQTFSHREKKKMPDMLNWFGWCTWDAFYTDVTAEGVKEGLQSLEKGGAAPKFVIIDDGWQSVSMDPAGTACISDNAANFANRLYDIKENYKFQKNGRMGHREDDPANGLAHIVSEIKGKHELKYVYVWHAITGYWGGVRPGSDGMEHYQSKIQYPVSSPGVQKNEPCAAFDSIAANGLGLVNPDKVLSFYNELHSYLASAGIDGVKVDVQNILESLGAGHGGRVLLARKYQQALEASIARNFRNNDIISCMSQNTDNLYSSKRSAVVRASDDFWPRDPASHTIHIASVAYNTVFLGEFMQPDWDMFHSVHPMAEYHAAARAVGGCAIYVSDKPGNHDFDLLRKLVLPDGSILRAKLPGRPTRDCLFSDPARDGKSILKIWNLNACSGVIGAFNCQGAGWCRAGKKNLIHDVQPGTITGAVRGQDVSRLPEVAGDGWNGDVVAYSHVAGEVTVLPKDAALPVTLKPREYEVFTVVPLKRLANGASFAPIGLIRMFNSGGAVTEVSYCDGADLEVKVRGAGTVGAYSSATPKSLTVDSEVVDFSYDDGTGLVTLEVGVPERELYSWTISIEY